A genomic region of Caldicellulosiruptor acetigenus contains the following coding sequences:
- the recF gene encoding DNA replication/repair protein RecF (All proteins in this family for which functions are known are DNA-binding proteins that assist the filamentation of RecA onto DNA for the initiation of recombination or recombinational repair.): protein MKIKRIYIENFRSYKQRFFEFKDKINLIVGNNASGKTSLLEALYFCMCGKSFKSRDVDAINFDSYYFKLEMSAEVGDIEYTILCYVDRALEKRIMINDKKIKRLSELISLFKFVFFEPDTTELIKHQPSTRRRFLDMEVAKLYPYMTKVYSEYQRALLSRNAFLKSYDKKDIIDVYDMQISQLGFLIFQKRQEVIDKLSIEAQKIFSYVFENKSLLELRYMPSINASSEEEYYKELKKCLLKDLNLGYTTKGVHRDDFGILIDGKPAIDFASEGQIKLAAVSVVLATSLLYTEPVLILDDVFSELDKFKRKNLVKFISQYQSFVTSAEDVKTLQSEGILDFDSANVIFLERSI, encoded by the coding sequence ATGAAAATAAAAAGAATTTATATTGAAAATTTTAGAAGCTACAAGCAAAGATTTTTTGAGTTCAAAGATAAAATAAACTTGATTGTCGGAAATAACGCCTCAGGAAAGACTTCTCTTCTTGAGGCTCTATATTTTTGTATGTGCGGAAAATCTTTTAAAAGTCGAGATGTAGATGCAATAAACTTTGATTCCTACTATTTCAAGCTTGAGATGTCAGCTGAGGTTGGCGATATTGAGTATACCATTTTGTGCTATGTAGATAGAGCATTAGAGAAGAGAATAATGATAAATGATAAAAAGATAAAAAGGTTATCTGAGCTAATTAGCCTTTTCAAGTTTGTTTTTTTTGAGCCGGACACAACTGAGCTTATAAAACATCAGCCAAGCACAAGACGCCGATTTTTGGACATGGAAGTTGCAAAGCTTTACCCTTACATGACAAAAGTGTATTCAGAGTACCAAAGAGCACTTCTTTCTAGAAATGCATTTTTGAAAAGTTATGATAAAAAGGATATAATAGATGTGTACGATATGCAGATAAGCCAGCTTGGATTTTTGATTTTCCAAAAACGACAGGAGGTTATAGATAAATTATCTATTGAAGCGCAGAAGATATTCAGCTATGTGTTTGAAAACAAATCCTTGCTTGAACTAAGATATATGCCGTCAATTAACGCTTCAAGCGAGGAAGAGTATTACAAAGAGCTAAAAAAGTGTCTACTGAAAGATTTGAACCTTGGATATACAACAAAAGGTGTTCACAGAGACGACTTTGGGATTTTGATAGATGGAAAGCCAGCAATTGATTTTGCATCTGAAGGACAGATAAAACTTGCGGCAGTGTCGGTTGTGCTTGCAACTTCTCTTCTTTATACAGAGCCTGTGCTAATTTTAGACGATGTGTTTTCTGAGCTTGATAAGTTTAAAAGAAAAAATCTTGTAAAGTTTATAAGTCAGTACCAGTCATTTGTGACATCTGCAGAAGACGTAAAGACCCTTCAAAGTGAGGGAATACTGGACTTTGACAGTGCAAACGTGATTTTTCTTGAAAGGAGTATATAA
- a CDS encoding extracellular matrix/biofilm biosynthesis regulator RemA family protein yields the protein MFAHIGEDYVINSAELLVILSWDSFVRSKDNLKILENLKLHDRVVVINDEIKKSIIILEVDGRMYGIISPVSPGTIAKRLLNFNLYFDNYLDQD from the coding sequence ATGTTTGCTCACATTGGTGAGGATTATGTAATCAACAGCGCAGAACTTCTTGTGATACTGAGCTGGGATTCTTTTGTGCGTTCAAAAGACAATCTCAAAATTCTTGAAAATCTAAAACTTCATGACAGGGTTGTTGTTATAAATGATGAGATAAAAAAGTCTATAATAATCCTTGAAGTTGATGGAAGGATGTACGGGATAATATCTCCTGTGTCGCCGGGTACCATCGCAAAAAGGCTTTTGAACTTTAACCTCTATTTTGACAACTATTTGGACCAGGATTGA
- the gyrB gene encoding DNA topoisomerase (ATP-hydrolyzing) subunit B, translated as MKLDRINTNSQEYSASEIQVLEGLEAVRKRPGMYIGSTSQRGLHHLVYEIVDNAIDEAMAGFCKNIEVVIHKDNSVTVIDDGRGIPVDIHPKLQKSGVEVVFTVLHAGGKFNERVYKVSGGLHGVGASVVNALSRYLEVEVYRDGKVYYQRYERGKPTCELKVIGETNRTGTKVTFLPDDEIFETIEFDGDVILQRLRELAFLNKGIRIVFVDEREKNAKPVELKYDGGIAEFVKFLNRNKEVLHQEPIYIEGEKNDILIEVAIQYTEDFGENIYSFANNIATIDGGTHLIGFKTAVTKAVNEYAKKYNFIKGDTQLLGEDIRDGMTAIVSVKIHEPQFEGQTKTKLGNSEARWAVENLVSEKLAAFLEENPDVSKKIIDKAILAAKAREEAKKARELVIKRKSALDSSNLPGKLADCSEKDPAKCEIFIVEGDSAGGSAKQGRDRRYQAILPLWGKMLNVEKASQDKIYSNDKLLPLIQALGVGIGNDIDLKKLRYHKIIIMADADVDGSHIRTLLLTFFYRYMRPLIENGHIYIAQPPLYKITKGKQVRYAYNEKELQRILQEMKDAQVQRFKGLGEMNAQELWETTMDPARRILLRVELEDAVMAEEIFTILMGDKVEPRREFIEKNAKYVRNLDI; from the coding sequence ATGAAATTGGATAGGATAAATACAAATTCTCAGGAATACTCTGCAAGCGAGATACAGGTTTTAGAAGGGCTTGAGGCGGTAAGAAAACGTCCCGGAATGTATATAGGTTCAACCTCACAGCGAGGTCTTCACCACTTGGTGTACGAGATTGTCGACAATGCAATTGACGAGGCAATGGCAGGGTTTTGTAAAAACATTGAAGTGGTGATTCACAAGGACAACTCTGTTACCGTCATTGACGATGGAAGAGGAATTCCGGTAGATATTCACCCAAAGCTTCAAAAAAGCGGTGTTGAGGTTGTATTTACCGTTCTTCACGCAGGTGGAAAGTTCAACGAGAGAGTGTACAAGGTATCCGGTGGTCTTCATGGTGTTGGTGCTTCTGTTGTAAATGCTCTTTCGCGCTACTTGGAAGTTGAGGTTTATAGAGACGGCAAGGTATACTATCAAAGGTATGAAAGAGGAAAACCAACATGTGAGCTAAAAGTTATTGGCGAGACAAATAGGACAGGTACAAAAGTTACATTTTTGCCAGACGATGAGATTTTTGAGACCATAGAGTTTGACGGCGATGTTATCTTGCAGCGTTTGCGTGAACTTGCGTTTTTGAACAAAGGGATAAGGATAGTCTTTGTTGATGAGAGGGAAAAGAATGCAAAACCAGTTGAGCTAAAATATGATGGTGGTATTGCAGAGTTTGTAAAGTTTTTGAACAGGAACAAGGAAGTTTTGCACCAAGAGCCAATATACATTGAGGGTGAGAAAAACGACATCCTCATTGAGGTTGCTATTCAGTATACAGAGGATTTTGGTGAGAACATCTACTCATTTGCAAACAACATAGCAACAATAGACGGTGGTACTCACCTTATAGGGTTTAAAACTGCTGTTACAAAAGCTGTAAATGAATATGCAAAAAAATATAACTTCATAAAAGGTGATACGCAGCTTCTTGGTGAGGACATAAGAGACGGTATGACAGCAATTGTGTCTGTCAAGATTCACGAGCCGCAGTTTGAAGGGCAGACAAAAACAAAGCTTGGGAATAGCGAGGCGCGCTGGGCTGTTGAAAATTTGGTTTCTGAAAAATTGGCAGCTTTTTTAGAAGAAAACCCTGATGTGTCAAAAAAGATTATCGACAAAGCAATTTTGGCGGCAAAAGCGCGCGAAGAGGCAAAAAAGGCAAGAGAGCTTGTGATAAAGAGAAAGTCTGCTTTAGATAGTTCAAACTTGCCTGGCAAGCTTGCAGACTGTTCAGAAAAAGACCCTGCAAAGTGCGAGATATTCATAGTTGAGGGTGATTCTGCGGGCGGTTCTGCAAAGCAAGGACGAGACAGGCGATATCAGGCAATCTTGCCTCTTTGGGGTAAGATGCTCAACGTGGAAAAGGCAAGCCAGGACAAGATTTATTCAAACGACAAGCTCCTGCCTTTAATTCAGGCGCTTGGTGTTGGCATAGGAAATGACATAGATTTAAAGAAGCTCAGGTACCACAAGATAATCATAATGGCCGATGCTGACGTTGACGGGTCTCACATAAGAACGCTTCTTCTTACTTTCTTTTACAGGTACATGAGACCGCTTATAGAAAACGGCCACATTTACATTGCCCAGCCACCACTTTACAAGATAACAAAGGGTAAGCAGGTAAGATACGCGTACAATGAAAAGGAGCTGCAGAGAATCTTGCAAGAGATGAAAGATGCACAGGTTCAGCGCTTCAAAGGTCTTGGTGAGATGAACGCACAGGAGTTGTGGGAGACCACCATGGACCCTGCAAGAAGAATTCTTCTCAGAGTTGAGCTTGAAGATGCTGTAATGGCAGAAGAGATTTTCACAATCCTTATGGGCGACAAGGTGGAGCCAAGAAGGGAGTTTATAGAGAAGAATGCTAAGTATGTGAGAAATTTGGATATATAA
- a CDS encoding DUF2281 domain-containing protein has protein sequence MEVARKIYEEVLKLPEDEQKEILDFIEFKKMKYRKELEKIIDKVIEKNFDILKELADR, from the coding sequence ATGGAAGTGGCAAGAAAGATATATGAAGAAGTTTTAAAGTTGCCAGAGGATGAGCAAAAAGAAATACTTGATTTTATTGAGTTTAAAAAGATGAAATACAGAAAAGAATTAGAAAAGATTATTGATAAAGTAATTGAGAAGAATTTTGATATACTCAAGGAGTTAGCAGATAGATGA
- the gyrA gene encoding DNA gyrase subunit A has translation MEELDFRIIPVEIQEEMKRSYIDYAMSVIVSRALPDVRDGLKPVHRRILYAMNEIGLTPDKPYRKSATVVGHVLAKYHPHGDAAVYESLVRMAQDFSMRHPLVDGHGNFGSVDGDPPAAMRYTEARMSRIALEMLRDIEKETVDFMPNFDESAKEPKVLPSRFPNLLVNGSQGIAVGMATNIPPHNLAEVIDAIVYLLDNENATLDDIMKIIKGPDFPTGGYIIGKKGIRDAYATGKGKIIVRAKTTIEQTSKGRQRIIVTELPYMVNKARLIEKIAELVHEKKIDGISDIRDESDKEGLRIVIEIKKDADANVVLKQLYKNTQLQDSFGIIMLALVDNQPKVLTLMDMLNLYIEHQKEVIVRRTRYDLRKAEERAHILEGLKKALDHIDEIISIIRSSKTVNEAKERLISRFQFTEAQAQAILDMRLQRLTGLERQKIEEELAELIRMIEYYKNVLASDAMVKEIIKKEILEIKEKYKDERRTKIIQDEHEDFEEEELIQEQETVITLTHFGYIKRLPLDTYKSQKRGGRGITGISTREEDFVEDVFVTTTHHYILFFTDKGRVFRLRAYEVPEGSRQAKGTAIVNLIQIGKDEKITATMAVKDFKEGYLMMCTKNGTIKKVLLSEFENTTKAGKKAITLADDDSLVDVKLTSGNDEIVLVSSNGYCVVFNENDVRVMGRSAQGVKGMTLESGDFIVGMEKASDGKYLLCVTENGFGKRSEIEEYRKTKRGAKGVLTYKVTDKTGSIVDIKMVNDDDEIMICSTEGIFIRLEVSQVPVQGRNTQGVKLMRIDTGNIKVSSIARIKAEE, from the coding sequence ATGGAAGAGCTCGATTTTAGGATAATTCCTGTTGAGATACAGGAAGAGATGAAACGAAGCTATATAGACTATGCAATGAGCGTGATAGTGTCGCGTGCGCTGCCAGATGTTCGCGATGGTCTAAAGCCTGTTCACAGAAGAATTTTATATGCAATGAACGAGATAGGTCTTACACCTGACAAACCTTACAGAAAATCTGCAACAGTTGTAGGGCATGTTCTTGCTAAATACCATCCGCACGGCGATGCTGCGGTGTACGAAAGCCTTGTTCGAATGGCCCAGGACTTTTCCATGCGCCATCCTCTTGTTGACGGGCATGGAAACTTTGGGTCGGTTGACGGCGACCCGCCTGCTGCTATGCGTTACACTGAAGCGCGTATGAGCAGAATTGCTCTTGAGATGCTTCGCGACATTGAAAAAGAGACAGTTGATTTCATGCCAAACTTTGACGAGTCGGCAAAAGAACCAAAGGTTTTGCCATCAAGGTTTCCCAACCTTTTGGTAAATGGCAGCCAGGGAATTGCGGTTGGTATGGCAACGAACATACCGCCTCACAACTTGGCAGAAGTGATTGATGCAATAGTGTACTTACTTGACAATGAAAATGCAACTCTTGATGACATAATGAAAATAATCAAAGGACCTGACTTTCCAACAGGCGGGTATATCATCGGCAAAAAGGGTATAAGGGATGCGTATGCAACTGGAAAAGGAAAAATCATTGTCCGGGCAAAGACGACAATCGAGCAGACATCAAAGGGAAGACAGAGAATAATTGTCACAGAACTTCCTTACATGGTCAACAAGGCAAGGCTTATTGAAAAGATTGCCGAGCTTGTCCATGAGAAAAAGATTGATGGGATTTCGGATATAAGAGATGAGTCTGACAAAGAGGGTCTGAGGATTGTAATTGAAATCAAAAAGGATGCAGATGCAAATGTAGTTTTAAAACAGCTTTACAAGAACACCCAGCTTCAGGACAGTTTTGGAATAATCATGCTTGCGCTTGTTGACAACCAGCCAAAGGTTCTTACTCTTATGGACATGCTAAATCTTTACATTGAACATCAAAAAGAGGTAATTGTTAGAAGAACAAGGTATGACCTCAGGAAAGCAGAAGAAAGAGCTCACATTTTAGAAGGGCTCAAGAAAGCTCTTGACCACATAGATGAGATAATCTCAATCATTAGGTCATCAAAGACAGTAAATGAGGCAAAAGAGAGGCTCATTAGCAGATTTCAGTTTACAGAAGCCCAAGCTCAGGCAATACTTGACATGAGACTTCAGCGCCTCACTGGCCTTGAGCGGCAAAAGATTGAAGAAGAGCTTGCAGAGCTTATCCGTATGATAGAGTATTACAAAAACGTGCTTGCAAGCGATGCGATGGTAAAGGAAATTATAAAAAAAGAGATTCTGGAGATAAAAGAAAAGTACAAGGATGAGAGAAGAACAAAGATAATTCAGGATGAACATGAAGACTTTGAGGAAGAAGAACTGATTCAGGAGCAGGAAACTGTAATCACACTTACCCATTTTGGGTATATAAAACGTCTTCCTCTTGACACGTACAAGAGCCAAAAACGTGGTGGCAGAGGCATCACAGGAATATCAACCCGTGAAGAAGATTTTGTTGAAGATGTCTTTGTCACAACAACACACCACTACATTCTCTTTTTCACAGACAAGGGAAGAGTTTTCCGCTTAAGAGCGTATGAAGTGCCCGAAGGTTCTCGCCAGGCAAAAGGCACTGCAATTGTAAACCTCATTCAGATTGGCAAGGACGAAAAAATAACAGCTACAATGGCTGTAAAGGACTTTAAAGAAGGCTATCTTATGATGTGTACCAAAAACGGTACAATAAAGAAGGTGCTTTTGAGCGAGTTTGAAAACACAACTAAAGCTGGCAAAAAAGCGATAACCCTTGCAGATGATGATAGCCTTGTTGATGTAAAACTTACATCTGGAAACGATGAAATTGTGCTTGTGTCAAGCAATGGATACTGTGTTGTGTTCAATGAAAATGATGTGAGGGTCATGGGAAGGTCTGCACAGGGCGTAAAAGGTATGACGTTAGAAAGTGGCGATTTTATTGTTGGAATGGAAAAGGCAAGCGATGGAAAGTATCTTCTGTGCGTCACAGAAAACGGGTTTGGAAAAAGAAGTGAGATTGAAGAGTATAGAAAGACAAAGCGCGGTGCAAAAGGAGTATTGACTTACAAGGTAACAGACAAAACAGGCAGTATTGTTGATATAAAGATGGTAAACGATGATGACGAGATAATGATATGCTCTACAGAAGGAATATTTATAAGGCTTGAGGTGTCTCAAGTTCCTGTTCAGGGCAGAAATACCCAAGGAGTAAAGCTTATGCGAATTGACACAGGTAACATAAAGGTTTCGTCAATTGCAAGGATAAAGGCTGAGGAGTGA
- a CDS encoding IS1182 family transposase: MARKHDKVVFKNYSPYQYLMPIDPEAFIPQNHLVRVIDKIIDKIDISTVMEKYKGGGTSSYHPLMLLKVLIYAYIQGIYSSRKIARALRENITFMWLSKYQAPDFRTINRFRKEILGDAIENIFAEVVKLLIELGYVNFDYYYLDGTKVEANANKYSFVWAKSTRTFEKKLREKVKNIIEEIEKINEEEDKALGDLDVKLEADYDSKQLEEKIEQINQKLEEAEFKSKRKEKRVKKLVKVLKNDCVLRLKKYENYEAILNGRNSFSKTDNDATFMRMKEDHMKNGMLKPGYNVQIGTQNRFVIGFSIHQSPTDTVCLKEHLELVEKITGHKPKNLVADSGYGSEENYLHLKECGINSYIKYNTFDIEQTRRFKKDIFNVKNWEYIAEEDAYVCPAGKKAKYLYPKISANERGFVSYEKVYQCEEICNGCEYREKCYKGKRWKKRFSIRPRLEKLKEEVRQRLLSEEGKEIYEKRKIEVETVFGIIKNNKGFRRFLLRGMKGVKLEWGLVCIAYNIEKLAKIIIEGWSKTATQPSFCLLYSSILVFSSIKCPILVIKNYCFGTAPFLI; encoded by the coding sequence ATGGCTCGTAAACATGATAAAGTTGTCTTCAAAAATTACAGCCCATACCAATATTTAATGCCTATCGACCCAGAAGCTTTTATACCTCAAAATCATTTGGTCAGAGTAATTGATAAAATCATTGATAAGATAGATATATCAACCGTAATGGAAAAGTACAAAGGTGGTGGTACAAGTAGTTACCATCCACTGATGTTATTAAAAGTTTTAATCTATGCTTACATACAAGGTATTTATTCATCAAGAAAAATAGCTCGGGCTTTACGTGAAAACATTACTTTTATGTGGCTCTCAAAATATCAAGCTCCTGATTTTAGGACTATCAACAGATTTAGAAAAGAAATTTTGGGGGATGCAATTGAAAATATCTTTGCCGAGGTGGTTAAACTCCTTATAGAGTTAGGATATGTAAACTTCGACTATTACTATCTCGATGGGACAAAAGTTGAAGCCAATGCGAACAAGTATTCTTTTGTTTGGGCTAAAAGTACAAGAACTTTCGAAAAGAAGTTAAGAGAAAAAGTGAAAAACATAATCGAAGAGATTGAAAAAATAAATGAAGAGGAAGATAAAGCATTGGGAGATTTAGATGTAAAGTTAGAAGCTGACTATGATAGCAAGCAGTTAGAAGAAAAGATTGAGCAAATAAATCAAAAACTTGAGGAGGCTGAGTTTAAAAGCAAAAGAAAAGAAAAAAGAGTAAAGAAGCTGGTAAAGGTACTGAAAAATGATTGTGTCCTCAGACTCAAGAAGTATGAGAATTATGAAGCAATTTTAAATGGCAGGAACAGTTTCTCTAAGACAGACAATGACGCCACATTCATGAGGATGAAGGAAGACCATATGAAAAATGGGATGCTAAAACCTGGGTATAATGTGCAAATCGGCACACAGAACCGATTTGTGATAGGTTTTAGCATCCACCAAAGTCCCACAGACACTGTCTGTCTAAAGGAACACCTTGAGCTTGTGGAGAAGATAACAGGCCACAAGCCCAAGAACCTTGTAGCAGACAGTGGCTATGGGTCTGAAGAAAACTACCTTCATCTGAAAGAATGTGGCATAAATAGCTACATTAAGTATAACACATTTGACATAGAGCAGACAAGAAGATTTAAGAAGGATATTTTTAATGTAAAGAACTGGGAGTACATAGCTGAAGAAGATGCCTATGTTTGTCCTGCTGGTAAGAAGGCTAAATATTTATATCCGAAGATAAGTGCAAATGAGAGAGGATTTGTAAGTTATGAGAAGGTATATCAATGTGAAGAGATTTGTAATGGCTGTGAATACAGAGAAAAATGTTATAAAGGTAAAAGATGGAAGAAGAGATTTAGTATAAGACCTAGGTTAGAGAAATTGAAGGAAGAGGTAAGGCAAAGGCTATTGAGTGAAGAAGGCAAAGAGATTTACGAAAAAAGGAAGATAGAAGTTGAGACAGTATTTGGGATAATAAAGAACAATAAAGGGTTTAGGAGATTCCTGCTCAGGGGTATGAAGGGTGTAAAGCTTGAGTGGGGTTTGGTTTGTATTGCCTATAACATAGAAAAATTAGCGAAGATAATAATAGAGGGCTGGAGTAAAACTGCCACCCAACCCTCTTTTTGTTTGCTATATAGTTCAATATTGGTATTTAGTAGCATCAAATGCCCGATTCTGGTTATTAAAAATTATTGTTTTGGGACAGCCCCTTTCTTAATCTAA
- a CDS encoding methyl-accepting chemotaxis protein — MFKSATFAASEELRQTIKKIMEQINILASVPTLQNINFEDQNKKAELLNYFKAISTTYGSDIQFIYFGFNQNGKLLLYPEVKLSADFDARKRPWYQEALKNPDKVLLSSIYVDAVTKELTTSVSKVVKNGNKIVGVLGADISLKNFGERLVKTKIGKSGYIVVLSPDGKVLIHPDKTRIGTDSVLKPYVKKMKKEKEGFIDYVYKGKEKTAFYRYDNLTNLIYFSAIEKSEIESVISSTRKQAIIITLIISLIVILLLLLFTTFIISSFKKIKAVSQNLASGNLDISVKDNSIIKEISEMIEEYNRAISKISYIIKSIQENANKVNSNAMNLSAISQEISSSSEEISSSTDQLAQGMTEIAESLTNLLQLQKRYMDSFEKLEQVFSNIIELAKNTNMLSKQGEQKLTEVVEISNNFMNQFTNMKSTIDAFASKTANIEMVVQTIKSISDQTNLLALNASIEAAKAGEAGKGFSVVAYEIRKLAEQSKDSVKIIGTIINEIKTEIADILSLSEKITNESSVQLDVINQAVSNLRLIIDSIYEISPEVNNAVEELGRNKEMNAEIMKNIERITAVSQQTAASGQEIAAASHEVARGSEEIAENAQDLAQVSLSLVENTEFFKI; from the coding sequence ATATTCAAAAGTGCAACCTTTGCTGCATCAGAAGAGCTGAGACAGACTATAAAAAAAATTATGGAACAGATAAACATTTTAGCCTCTGTGCCAACATTACAAAATATTAATTTTGAAGACCAAAACAAAAAGGCAGAACTTTTAAACTATTTCAAAGCTATTTCTACAACGTATGGTTCAGATATTCAATTTATTTATTTTGGATTTAACCAGAATGGAAAACTGCTTCTGTACCCTGAAGTTAAACTTTCTGCTGATTTTGATGCTCGAAAACGTCCTTGGTATCAAGAAGCGCTCAAAAACCCTGACAAAGTACTTTTAAGTAGTATCTATGTAGATGCAGTGACTAAAGAACTTACAACCTCTGTGTCAAAAGTAGTAAAAAATGGTAACAAAATAGTTGGTGTGCTTGGTGCAGATATAAGTCTGAAAAATTTTGGTGAAAGACTTGTTAAAACAAAGATTGGCAAGTCTGGATACATTGTTGTTTTGTCACCTGATGGAAAGGTCTTAATACATCCTGATAAAACACGTATAGGGACAGATTCTGTGTTAAAACCATATGTGAAGAAAATGAAAAAGGAAAAAGAAGGTTTTATCGACTATGTCTATAAAGGAAAAGAAAAGACTGCTTTTTATAGATACGATAATTTGACAAACCTTATTTATTTTTCTGCCATAGAAAAAAGCGAAATAGAAAGTGTAATTAGTTCAACAAGAAAACAAGCTATAATTATTACATTGATTATATCATTAATTGTTATCCTGCTTTTACTTTTGTTTACAACCTTTATAATTTCATCATTCAAAAAAATTAAAGCTGTATCTCAAAACCTTGCCTCGGGAAATTTAGATATATCAGTTAAAGATAACTCTATCATAAAAGAAATAAGCGAAATGATTGAAGAATACAATCGGGCTATATCAAAAATTTCATATATAATAAAGTCAATACAAGAAAATGCAAATAAGGTAAATTCAAATGCCATGAATCTGTCTGCAATATCACAGGAAATTTCATCTTCTTCAGAAGAGATTTCAAGCTCAACTGACCAGCTTGCTCAAGGAATGACTGAAATAGCAGAATCTCTTACAAACCTTCTTCAGCTCCAAAAAAGATATATGGACAGCTTTGAAAAGTTAGAGCAGGTATTTAGCAATATAATTGAACTTGCAAAAAATACAAATATGCTTTCCAAACAAGGTGAACAGAAACTCACCGAAGTTGTAGAAATATCAAATAATTTTATGAACCAGTTTACAAATATGAAGTCAACAATTGATGCATTTGCATCCAAAACAGCAAATATTGAAATGGTTGTTCAAACAATTAAAAGTATATCTGACCAGACAAACTTACTTGCTTTGAATGCATCTATTGAAGCTGCAAAGGCTGGAGAAGCAGGCAAAGGTTTCTCTGTGGTAGCTTATGAAATTAGAAAATTGGCCGAACAGTCAAAAGACTCAGTAAAAATTATTGGTACAATAATTAATGAAATTAAAACCGAAATTGCTGATATTTTGAGCTTGAGTGAAAAGATTACAAATGAAAGTTCAGTTCAATTAGATGTTATAAATCAAGCTGTATCTAATTTGAGGTTAATAATTGATTCAATCTACGAAATCTCACCAGAGGTAAACAATGCAGTTGAAGAACTTGGCCGTAATAAAGAAATGAATGCTGAAATAATGAAAAATATTGAGAGAATAACAGCTGTCTCTCAACAAACAGCTGCATCCGGGCAGGAAATTGCAGCAGCATCACACGAAGTTGCACGCGGGTCAGAAGAAATTGCTGAAAATGCTCAGGATTTAGCTCAAGTTTCACTTTCTCTTGTTGAAAATACAGAGTTTTTTAAAATTTAA